The Marinoscillum sp. 108 genome has a segment encoding these proteins:
- a CDS encoding 1-aminocyclopropane-1-carboxylate deaminase/D-cysteine desulfhydrase, translated as MARIPSPIGQIHDPLFEEKGLEVWIKRDDLIHPHIMGNKWRKLKYNLLHVRESHLAGIVTFGGAYSNHIAATAAACAANQLPSIGIIRGDELSPDSNPTLRFASDQGMKLQFVSRNEYRQLKENQHQLQQIHPGYLILPEGGTNELAIRGCQEIWTEINQSFDYVITSVGTGGTMAGLLKAMSGEGKLIGISALKGNFIHSEFRNMLQHHNIPFENYELMDQWHFGGYGKVTDDLVAFINDTKEKINVLFDPIYTAKMYFAVTKLIETNYFPSNSKIVLIHTGGLQGIAGFIEKQKKNILL; from the coding sequence ATGGCTCGCATACCTTCTCCAATTGGGCAAATTCATGATCCTCTCTTTGAAGAAAAGGGTCTGGAAGTCTGGATCAAGCGTGATGACCTCATTCATCCCCATATCATGGGCAACAAATGGAGGAAGCTGAAATACAATCTTCTCCATGTCCGGGAATCCCACCTCGCTGGCATTGTCACGTTCGGGGGGGCTTACTCCAACCACATAGCCGCCACAGCAGCGGCCTGTGCGGCGAATCAACTCCCCTCTATTGGAATCATACGGGGTGATGAGCTGTCGCCTGACAGCAATCCCACCCTTCGGTTTGCTTCGGACCAAGGCATGAAACTCCAATTTGTCTCCAGAAATGAGTACCGCCAACTCAAGGAAAACCAACATCAACTCCAACAAATCCACCCTGGCTATCTGATCCTGCCGGAAGGGGGCACAAACGAGCTGGCCATCCGGGGGTGTCAGGAAATATGGACTGAAATAAACCAATCTTTCGACTATGTAATCACCTCTGTGGGTACAGGGGGTACGATGGCTGGGTTGTTAAAAGCAATGAGCGGGGAGGGTAAACTGATCGGAATCTCCGCCCTTAAAGGGAATTTCATTCATTCAGAATTCAGGAACATGCTCCAACATCACAACATTCCATTTGAAAATTACGAATTAATGGATCAATGGCATTTTGGTGGGTATGGTAAGGTAACAGACGACCTGGTGGCATTTATTAATGACACCAAAGAAAAAATCAATGTGCTTTTTGATCCTATTTACACGGCAAAAATGTACTTTGCGGTAACTAAACTCATTGAGACTAATTATTTCCCTTCCAACTCAAAAATAGTCCTGATCCACACCGGGGGCCTGCAAGGAATCGCAGGATTCATCGAAAAACAGAAGAAAAACATTTTGCTTTAA
- a CDS encoding RluA family pseudouridine synthase, producing MIDPQEEHQNEDLFEHHHIIADPKQAILRVDKFLMDRLPNVTRTKIQSGIKDGFVKVNGELVKPNYKVHPGDSIHIYLSEPPRDEDVVPEDIPLNIIYEDKYLLIVNKPAGMVVHPAYQNWSGTLVNALAYHFQNLPEMEGNEGRPGLVHRIDKDTSGLLVIAKTEAAMTGLARQFFDHSIERTYYALVWGEPEPTKGTIDVFVGRSLKDRRITTAFPEGDFGKNAVTHYETVKQLRYVTLLKCNLETGRTHQIRAHMKYIGHPLFNDATYGGDTILKGTVFTKYKQFVHNCFKMIPRQALHAKTLGFIHPITKEPMRFDSELPEDFTQVLEKWENYVNHYDEEQ from the coding sequence ATGATTGACCCACAGGAAGAGCACCAGAACGAGGACTTGTTTGAGCATCACCACATTATAGCAGACCCTAAACAGGCCATACTGCGTGTAGACAAGTTTTTAATGGACAGGTTGCCCAACGTCACACGCACCAAGATTCAGTCTGGCATTAAAGATGGTTTTGTCAAAGTGAATGGGGAGTTGGTGAAGCCCAACTACAAAGTGCATCCGGGTGATTCCATACATATCTATTTGTCGGAGCCTCCCAGAGATGAGGATGTTGTCCCTGAGGACATTCCGTTGAATATCATCTATGAGGATAAATATCTCTTGATCGTGAACAAACCAGCCGGGATGGTGGTGCATCCGGCATATCAAAACTGGAGCGGTACCCTGGTGAATGCTCTGGCGTATCACTTTCAGAATCTTCCCGAAATGGAAGGAAACGAGGGTAGACCCGGGCTGGTACACCGGATAGACAAGGATACTTCGGGACTTCTGGTGATTGCCAAGACAGAAGCTGCCATGACCGGCCTGGCACGCCAGTTTTTTGATCACAGTATCGAACGCACCTACTATGCACTCGTATGGGGAGAGCCAGAACCCACTAAAGGCACCATTGATGTGTTTGTGGGCCGCAGCTTGAAGGATCGCCGGATCACGACTGCTTTTCCGGAAGGGGATTTTGGGAAAAATGCTGTGACCCACTATGAGACTGTGAAACAGCTGAGGTATGTCACGTTGCTCAAGTGTAATTTGGAGACTGGGCGTACTCATCAGATCAGGGCACATATGAAATACATCGGGCACCCACTTTTCAACGATGCCACCTATGGTGGCGACACCATTCTGAAAGGCACGGTATTTACCAAATACAAACAGTTTGTTCATAACTGCTTCAAAATGATTCCGAGACAGGCCCTCCATGCCAAGACCCTGGGCTTTATTCACCCCATTACCAAGGAGCCAATGCGCTTCGACTCTGAACTCCCCGAAGACTTCACCCAGGTGCTGGAAAAGTGGGAAAACTATGTCAATCACTACGATGAAGAACAATAA